One region of Bubalus kerabau isolate K-KA32 ecotype Philippines breed swamp buffalo chromosome 6, PCC_UOA_SB_1v2, whole genome shotgun sequence genomic DNA includes:
- the EFHD1 gene encoding EF-hand domain-containing protein D1 isoform X4 translates to MELKLMMEKLGAPQTHLGLKSMIKEVDEDFDGKLSFREFLLIFHKAAAGELQEDSGLMALAKLSEIDVALEGVKGAKDFFEAKVQALSCASKFEAELKAEQDERKREEEKRKVRQAAFRELKAAFSA, encoded by the exons ATGGAGCTGAAGCTGATGATGGAGAAGCTGGGGGCCCCCCAGACCCACCTGGGCCTGAAGAGCATGATCAAGGAGGTGGACGAGGACTTTGATGGCAAACTCAGCTTCCGTGAG TTCCTGCTTATATTCCACAAGGCCGCCGCGGGCGAACTGCAGGAGGACAGCGGGTTGATGGCACTGGCGAAGCTTTCTGAGATCGATGTTGCCCTGGAGGGCGTCAAAGGTGCCAAGGACTTCTTTGAAGCCAAG GTCCAAGCTTTGTCCTGTGCCAGTAAGTTTGAAGCGGAGCTAAAAGCAGAGCAAGATGAGCGGAAGcgggaggaagagaagaggaaggtcCGCCAAGCAGCCTTCCGGGAACTCAAGGCCGCTTTCAGTGCTTAG
- the EFHD1 gene encoding EF-hand domain-containing protein D1 isoform X3, whose product MLAERVNKFDAYDAGRDGFIDLMELKLMMEKLGAPQTHLGLKSMIKEVDEDFDGKLSFREFLLIFHKAAAGELQEDSGLMALAKLSEIDVALEGVKGAKDFFEAKVQALSCASKFEAELKAEQDERKREEEKRKVRQAAFRELKAAFSA is encoded by the exons GTATGACGCTGGAAGGGATGGCTTCATTGACCTGATGGAGCTGAAGCTGATGATGGAGAAGCTGGGGGCCCCCCAGACCCACCTGGGCCTGAAGAGCATGATCAAGGAGGTGGACGAGGACTTTGATGGCAAACTCAGCTTCCGTGAG TTCCTGCTTATATTCCACAAGGCCGCCGCGGGCGAACTGCAGGAGGACAGCGGGTTGATGGCACTGGCGAAGCTTTCTGAGATCGATGTTGCCCTGGAGGGCGTCAAAGGTGCCAAGGACTTCTTTGAAGCCAAG GTCCAAGCTTTGTCCTGTGCCAGTAAGTTTGAAGCGGAGCTAAAAGCAGAGCAAGATGAGCGGAAGcgggaggaagagaagaggaaggtcCGCCAAGCAGCCTTCCGGGAACTCAAGGCCGCTTTCAGTGCTTAG